A DNA window from Desulfatiglans sp. contains the following coding sequences:
- the tadA gene encoding Flp pilus assembly complex ATPase component TadA yields MALNKAKSPARRIATPRRKLGEVLVETGLINVEHLTEALNIQRDTGKRLGDILVEKKFISEEEMALALALQLKIEYIDLSDYTIEPKTLEIIPRETALRFNCLGITITNNILEVAMADPLDLNMLKDLQFITGYKIKPAISTASQIQDILQKHYNPVKSLSEVTSEFENDEMMEFLPDEKGEEEEAHTVEEFKDSPFIKMVDLIIRNAIKRGASDVHIEAQENHVRVRNRIDGVLQDSMPKLPKWTQPIIISRIKVLGGMDISERRLPQDGRIKVRSKNMSVDLRVSTLPTYYGEKAVIRILNKDETSLRIKDLGFNPRSYTTIRNFINQPQGMILITGPTGSGKTSSLYACMSEVISEEINIITVEDPVEFELHGINQVQINEKVGLTFPSVLRSILRQDPNVIMIGEIRDKETAEISLQSALTGHLVLSTLHTNDAPSAVTRLVDIGMPPYLITSSILGVVAQRLVRKICPNCKEEYIPEQEILSRVSLSRDNLPFKFYRGAGCSACGQVGYKGRTLIDEVMVMGHKIRELIHASASVDIIREAAIATGMTTLGVSGMNKVEAGITTIDEVLKAVQQKEELTTICPSCGKGVSLDFRDCPFCKQILVPSCASCGRISQPGWVVCPYCRSDLTAGQ; encoded by the coding sequence ATGGCTTTAAATAAGGCAAAATCACCTGCCAGAAGGATTGCTACCCCAAGAAGAAAACTGGGAGAGGTGCTTGTTGAGACAGGTCTGATAAATGTTGAGCACCTGACAGAGGCATTAAATATCCAGCGTGATACAGGTAAGAGGCTTGGAGATATACTTGTTGAGAAGAAATTCATATCCGAAGAGGAGATGGCCCTTGCCCTTGCCCTTCAGCTTAAAATTGAATACATAGACCTTAGTGATTATACAATAGAACCAAAAACCCTTGAGATTATCCCCAGGGAGACAGCCCTCAGATTTAACTGCCTTGGTATCACTATCACCAATAACATCCTTGAAGTGGCAATGGCAGACCCGCTTGATCTTAATATGCTCAAGGATCTCCAGTTTATTACCGGGTACAAAATTAAGCCAGCTATCTCAACCGCGAGCCAGATACAGGATATCCTTCAAAAACACTATAATCCTGTCAAATCACTGAGTGAAGTGACCAGTGAGTTTGAAAACGATGAGATGATGGAGTTTTTACCCGATGAAAAGGGGGAAGAGGAGGAGGCTCATACTGTAGAGGAGTTCAAGGACTCTCCCTTTATAAAGATGGTAGACCTTATTATCAGAAATGCCATAAAAAGGGGGGCAAGCGATGTGCACATTGAGGCACAGGAAAACCATGTCAGGGTTAGAAACCGTATAGACGGGGTTCTACAGGACTCCATGCCTAAACTCCCGAAATGGACACAGCCCATTATCATATCGCGTATAAAGGTGCTGGGCGGCATGGACATATCCGAGCGAAGGCTTCCTCAGGATGGCAGGATAAAGGTAAGATCCAAAAACATGTCTGTTGACCTCCGCGTCTCGACCCTGCCCACATATTATGGCGAAAAGGCGGTTATAAGGATACTTAACAAGGATGAAACATCCTTAAGGATCAAAGACCTTGGCTTTAATCCCAGGAGCTATACCACTATCAGGAATTTTATCAACCAGCCCCAGGGCATGATACTTATCACCGGGCCAACAGGAAGCGGTAAAACCTCTTCCCTGTATGCCTGCATGAGCGAGGTGATATCCGAGGAGATCAATATCATCACGGTCGAAGACCCTGTTGAGTTTGAACTCCACGGTATTAACCAGGTTCAGATAAATGAGAAGGTGGGTCTGACATTTCCAAGTGTCTTAAGATCCATTTTAAGGCAGGACCCGAATGTGATTATGATCGGTGAAATAAGGGATAAAGAGACAGCAGAGATTTCTCTTCAGTCGGCCCTTACCGGGCATCTTGTGCTTTCCACCCTCCATACAAATGACGCCCCTTCAGCGGTTACAAGACTCGTTGATATAGGGATGCCACCTTATCTTATTACATCATCCATACTTGGTGTTGTGGCCCAGCGGCTTGTAAGAAAGATATGCCCCAACTGCAAGGAGGAGTATATACCTGAACAGGAGATACTCTCCAGGGTAAGCTTAAGCAGGGATAATCTGCCTTTCAAATTTTACAGGGGGGCAGGGTGCAGCGCCTGCGGTCAGGTTGGTTACAAGGGGAGGACCCTTATTGACGAAGTAATGGTAATGGGGCATAAGATCAGGGAATTGATACATGCATCTGCCTCGGTTGATATAATAAGGGAGGCAGCAATAGCCACCGGTATGACCACCCTTGGGGTTAGCGGTATGAATAAGGTGGAGGCAGGCATAACCACTATTGACGAGGTACTGAAAGCGGTTCAGCAGAAGGAAGAACTCACAACCATCTGCCCCTCATGCGGAAAGGGTGTAAGCCTTGATTTCAGGGACTGCCCCTTCTGCAAGCAGATACTTGTCCCCTCATGCGCTTCATGCGGTAGAATATCTCAACCGGGATGGGTGGTTTGCCCCTATTGCAGGAGCGATCTGACTGCCGGTCAGTAG
- a CDS encoding bifunctional 5,10-methylenetetrahydrofolate dehydrogenase/5,10-methenyltetrahydrofolate cyclohydrolase — protein sequence MAEILKAKPVVDAMKEDLTKRVEALKAKNISPKLGIIRVGARPDDLFYEGGAKKTCAGIGMDCEVFEFPVDIAQAALENAVKEIGAKKDVHGILMFFPLPDTLDSKKIRELIPVEKDVDCLTTAGAAKIFTDDPTGFPPCTPTACMEMLRHYNVQLKGKKCTVVGRSLVVGKPLAMLLLREHATVTICHSRTEDLPSVCKDSDVLIAAVGKAKMIKGNYVKPGQVVIDVGINPDPENPGKYCGDVDFQAAEPVVARISPVPAGVGSVTTSVLCKQTIMACELQNSIK from the coding sequence ATGGCAGAAATACTAAAGGCAAAGCCTGTTGTTGATGCAATGAAGGAAGATCTTACAAAAAGGGTTGAGGCACTTAAGGCTAAAAATATCTCCCCAAAACTGGGGATTATCCGTGTTGGTGCAAGGCCTGATGACCTTTTTTATGAAGGCGGGGCAAAAAAGACATGCGCTGGAATCGGGATGGATTGTGAGGTGTTTGAATTCCCTGTGGATATAGCGCAGGCAGCCCTTGAAAATGCGGTAAAAGAGATCGGTGCAAAAAAGGATGTGCACGGGATACTCATGTTTTTTCCCCTGCCTGATACCCTTGACAGCAAAAAGATCAGGGAACTAATCCCTGTTGAAAAGGATGTTGACTGTCTGACGACAGCAGGCGCTGCCAAGATCTTTACTGATGACCCCACAGGCTTTCCTCCCTGCACGCCGACCGCATGCATGGAGATGCTCCGTCATTACAATGTCCAGCTTAAAGGCAAAAAATGCACGGTTGTCGGGAGATCACTTGTTGTAGGTAAACCCCTTGCAATGCTGCTTTTAAGGGAACATGCAACCGTTACAATATGTCACTCAAGGACTGAAGACCTTCCTTCAGTATGTAAAGATAGTGATGTGCTTATTGCTGCTGTGGGCAAGGCAAAGATGATCAAGGGTAATTATGTTAAGCCAGGTCAGGTTGTTATAGATGTAGGCATCAATCCTGACCCGGAAAACCCCGGTAAATACTGCGGCGACGTGGATTTCCAGGCAGCAGAACCTGTTGTGGCCAGGATTTCTCCGGTGCCCGCAGGCGTTGGTTCTGTAACTACATCTGTACTTTGCAAGCAGACCATAATGGCATGTGAATTACAGAATAGTATAAAGTAG
- a CDS encoding cyclodeaminase/cyclohydrolase family protein has translation MSMLDDSSKNFIAALASKTPVPGGGGAAALGGAIGMALSNMVGNLTLGKKKYADVEPEVIELIKRGEDIIKELESLVDKDAEVFEPLSKAYGLPKNTPEEIKYKDETIENCSIAACSVPMEIMRKSFEGIKIHARMGQIGTAIALSDVGCGVTFLKSALIAGSLNIIINLNTIKNADFLDKTRKEMDSLLAEGCKLADDTLNLVIGKLRK, from the coding sequence ATGTCAATGCTTGATGATTCCAGTAAAAATTTTATTGCCGCGCTAGCATCAAAGACCCCTGTGCCGGGCGGTGGAGGGGCTGCTGCCCTTGGTGGCGCTATAGGTATGGCCTTAAGTAACATGGTAGGCAATCTTACTCTGGGTAAAAAGAAATATGCGGATGTAGAGCCTGAAGTAATAGAACTGATAAAACGTGGTGAGGATATTATTAAAGAGCTTGAAAGCCTTGTGGATAAAGATGCCGAGGTCTTTGAACCCCTTTCAAAGGCATATGGCCTGCCCAAAAATACACCGGAAGAGATAAAGTATAAGGATGAGACAATAGAAAATTGCAGTATTGCTGCATGCTCTGTTCCAATGGAAATAATGCGCAAATCATTTGAAGGGATAAAGATTCATGCCAGGATGGGCCAGATCGGGACAGCAATAGCTTTATCTGATGTGGGCTGCGGTGTAACATTCCTGAAAAGCGCACTTATTGCAGGTAGTCTCAATATTATAATTAATCTTAACACAATAAAGAACGCAGACTTCCTGGATAAGACAAGGAAGGAGATGGACTCCCTGTTAGCTGAAGGGTGTAAACTTGCTGATGATACGTTGAACCTTGTTATAGGAAAATTAAGGAAATAA
- a CDS encoding CHASE2 domain-containing protein encodes MIRIKTNINYLLRGIIISALFILLSFQNFNLFESIEQFIYGIEMRFALASPAGAGRISMVNIDKKSIERLGPWPWPRSYIARMIEKLSENGAKLIALDLEGLDRKEENSGLREIKNLSVDISTLNLPQDETLRIRGLLDAAESRLDNDSLLITSTKKSGRVILPAIILNSDADPVFSEYQTQIISKANIDTPELPDNSMHRFNNIMLPFTGLAINCFGIGHNNLSPENTMGGRRHPLFLNLRYNFRDNIIPSMAFRLAQEYIGGKANRPEFIGGEVIFEGKIIPAQKGEVLVKFIGGARSFPYYSFVDIYNEEKVPPVFEDKIVLIGYTADDQARVSTPVDMNMPRVEFTANVIQAIIEGNYIKRPGTMIYFEGFLILILVILFSHLLPATTQLNRLCIVAGVGLIVIFTGVISFVIMDVWLKTVYILGAVAVLYATVTVRDIAANQKLLGIQSEEFMESNRMLGLSFQSQGLLDLAFEKFRKCDLDSSMKDVIYNLGLDYERKRMINKAISVYEYIAEKDLSFRDLESRIFKLKEALGIAVTPPGKVRKDTKILMVNDLEIRPTVGRYEITREIGQGAMGIVYEANDPKINRRIAIKTIRFSDEFEESKVQEVKSRFFREAEIAGRLSHPSIVSIYDAGEDYDLTYLAMEYLEGKDLRAYCTKGKLKPLRTVLFIISEVAFALDHAHNKGVIHRDIKPGNIMLLKSGKVKVTDFGIAKAVSSTSTKSGVVLGTPNYMSPEQINGGEIDGRSDLFSLGVVMHEMLSGDLPFHGKNITNLLYQITQERHAPIREKNPKVPKVCEQIINKALEKDPDKRFQSGMEMAVYLRAVIKKIDEAKQRRDDTTREMTPS; translated from the coding sequence ATGATAAGAATCAAGACCAATATTAACTATCTTCTGAGGGGCATAATTATCTCTGCCCTCTTTATCCTGTTATCCTTTCAGAATTTCAATCTTTTTGAATCCATTGAACAGTTTATATACGGAATAGAGATGCGCTTTGCACTGGCCTCCCCGGCAGGTGCAGGCAGGATATCAATGGTAAACATTGATAAAAAAAGCATTGAAAGGCTTGGTCCCTGGCCCTGGCCGAGGTCATATATTGCGCGGATGATAGAAAAGCTCAGTGAAAACGGGGCAAAACTGATCGCCCTTGATCTTGAAGGGCTTGACCGGAAGGAAGAAAATTCAGGGCTCAGGGAGATAAAAAACCTCTCTGTAGATATCTCGACCCTTAACCTCCCGCAGGATGAAACATTAAGGATAAGGGGCCTGCTTGATGCTGCTGAGAGCAGGCTGGATAATGACAGTTTGCTTATTACCTCAACTAAAAAAAGCGGCAGGGTAATTTTACCGGCCATTATATTAAACAGCGATGCTGATCCTGTGTTCAGCGAGTATCAGACACAGATCATAAGCAAGGCAAATATTGATACACCTGAACTTCCAGATAATTCCATGCACAGGTTCAACAATATCATGTTACCATTTACCGGTCTGGCAATTAACTGTTTTGGTATTGGACATAACAATCTCTCACCAGAAAATACAATGGGCGGAAGAAGGCACCCCCTGTTCCTTAACCTCAGGTATAATTTCAGAGACAATATAATACCTTCAATGGCCTTCAGGCTTGCACAGGAGTATATTGGAGGCAAGGCTAACAGACCTGAATTCATAGGCGGAGAGGTCATATTTGAAGGCAAAATCATCCCTGCGCAAAAAGGCGAGGTGCTTGTAAAATTTATTGGCGGGGCGCGTTCATTCCCCTATTATTCCTTTGTTGATATCTATAATGAAGAAAAGGTGCCCCCTGTTTTTGAGGATAAGATAGTCCTGATCGGATACACCGCTGATGATCAGGCCAGGGTATCCACACCTGTTGACATGAATATGCCAAGGGTCGAGTTTACTGCCAATGTAATACAGGCCATTATTGAGGGCAACTACATAAAACGCCCCGGCACAATGATCTATTTTGAAGGGTTCTTAATCTTAATACTTGTAATACTATTTTCTCACCTTCTTCCCGCAACAACACAGCTCAACCGGCTTTGCATAGTAGCAGGGGTCGGGCTGATCGTAATATTCACAGGGGTTATCTCCTTTGTGATAATGGATGTCTGGCTGAAAACGGTATACATACTGGGCGCTGTTGCTGTCCTGTATGCGACAGTAACCGTAAGGGATATTGCAGCCAATCAGAAACTGCTGGGCATACAGTCAGAAGAATTCATGGAATCAAACAGGATGCTGGGCCTAAGCTTCCAGAGTCAGGGGCTCCTTGATCTTGCCTTTGAAAAATTCAGAAAATGCGACCTGGACAGCTCCATGAAGGATGTTATCTACAACCTTGGCCTTGATTACGAAAGAAAACGCATGATCAACAAGGCCATAAGCGTTTATGAATACATAGCTGAAAAGGACCTCAGCTTCAGGGACCTCGAATCCAGGATATTTAAGCTGAAAGAGGCGCTTGGCATTGCTGTAACACCACCGGGAAAGGTGAGAAAGGACACAAAGATCCTGATGGTTAATGACCTTGAAATCAGGCCTACTGTTGGCCGCTACGAGATTACAAGGGAGATCGGGCAGGGGGCAATGGGTATAGTATATGAGGCCAATGACCCCAAGATAAACAGGCGCATTGCAATAAAGACCATCAGGTTCTCTGATGAATTTGAAGAATCAAAGGTTCAGGAGGTAAAAAGCAGGTTTTTCAGGGAGGCGGAGATAGCAGGGAGGCTAAGCCACCCGTCGATCGTTTCGATCTATGATGCTGGCGAAGATTATGACCTGACCTATCTTGCAATGGAATACCTGGAGGGTAAAGACCTTAGAGCATACTGCACAAAAGGGAAACTTAAGCCCCTGCGCACTGTACTCTTTATCATAAGCGAGGTCGCCTTTGCCCTTGATCATGCCCATAACAAGGGGGTAATACACAGGGATATTAAACCAGGCAATATTATGCTGTTAAAAAGCGGCAAGGTAAAGGTCACTGACTTCGGCATAGCAAAGGCTGTCTCATCAACCTCCACAAAAAGCGGCGTTGTCTTAGGCACTCCAAATTACATGTCACCGGAACAGATAAATGGCGGCGAGATAGACGGGAGATCAGACCTCTTTTCACTTGGCGTTGTCATGCATGAGATGCTGTCAGGGGATCTCCCGTTCCACGGAAAGAATATTACAAACCTTCTGTACCAGATAACACAGGAAAGACATGCCCCGATCAGGGAGAAGAACCCGAAGGTGCCAAAGGTATGTGAACAGATCATAAACAAGGCCCTTGAAAAAGACCCTGACAAAAGATTCCAGTCAGGCATGGAAATGGCGGTTTATTTAAGGGCAGTAATCAAGAAGATAGATGAGGCAAAACAGAGAAGGGATGATACAACAAGGGAGATGACGCCATCCTGA
- a CDS encoding DUF4340 domain-containing protein codes for MKMKKEYLILILVIAALAIYISLRKESRIQYEIPEVSEIASEEISGILISGDGKEFKIKKENDKWLIGSENYPADSYKIGQMVDFLKRPLLMTVVSDSEDYLRYGLDEKKRIMVKAISGEKELRIVDIGNPAGVQNYTFIRIGDDPVVYHAREDLRDIFVPDVDEIRDKKVIAFNRDDVESVSFKGDGKDWVFTRKAQPQGEGNDKNGELFQWESEDGIKAEHAKMISILDEIASIKCFKYIYDEASEELDSPLYVVRVRDKTDHILTVYPKKEDDYRAQSSDNPSPFYLYAWRIDNIREKFEDIIGVNNEEKPDA; via the coding sequence ATGAAGATGAAAAAAGAATATCTTATACTTATTCTGGTCATAGCAGCTCTCGCCATATATATCTCTTTAAGAAAGGAGAGCCGTATACAGTATGAAATTCCGGAGGTCTCTGAAATAGCATCTGAAGAGATATCCGGCATTCTTATAAGCGGAGATGGCAAAGAGTTTAAAATTAAAAAAGAAAATGATAAATGGCTGATCGGGTCTGAAAATTATCCTGCGGACAGTTACAAGATAGGGCAGATGGTGGATTTTCTTAAAAGGCCTCTGTTAATGACCGTTGTATCTGATTCAGAGGACTATTTAAGGTACGGGCTGGATGAAAAAAAACGAATCATGGTAAAGGCCATTTCAGGGGAAAAGGAGCTTAGAATAGTAGATATAGGTAATCCTGCCGGTGTCCAGAATTATACCTTTATCAGGATTGGAGATGACCCGGTGGTCTATCATGCGCGTGAAGACCTGAGGGACATATTTGTGCCGGATGTGGATGAAATAAGGGATAAAAAGGTTATCGCCTTTAATAGAGATGACGTGGAGAGCGTCTCATTTAAAGGGGATGGCAAGGATTGGGTATTCACCAGAAAGGCACAGCCCCAGGGCGAAGGTAATGATAAAAATGGTGAGCTATTTCAGTGGGAATCAGAGGATGGCATAAAGGCAGAGCATGCTAAAATGATCTCTATCCTGGATGAAATAGCCAGTATAAAATGCTTCAAATACATCTATGATGAAGCATCTGAAGAGCTTGATAGCCCCCTGTATGTGGTCAGGGTCAGGGATAAAACTGACCATATACTGACTGTTTATCCCAAAAAAGAGGATGATTACAGGGCTCAATCATCGGATAACCCCTCGCCTTTTTATCTCTATGCATGGAGGATAGACAATATCAGGGAGAAATTTGAGGATATCATAGGGGTTAATAACGAGGAAAAACCCGACGCATAA
- a CDS encoding prepilin-type N-terminal cleavage/methylation domain-containing protein yields the protein MTLNKKGFTLVEMMVVFAIIGILAATAIPAYSVIRQRIYGSEAKVMLYQIINAQIAYYLENNEYFKIGETLSVYHDGAKPENARDEIYKNLHLEIPKGHFVEYELRVDENGDFNLIISSSPDANFTLFDGASVVMATLYKNGNVEIVFP from the coding sequence ATGACCTTGAATAAAAAAGGGTTTACACTTGTAGAGATGATGGTTGTGTTTGCAATCATAGGCATCCTGGCGGCAACCGCCATACCTGCCTACAGTGTAATAAGGCAGAGGATATATGGCTCAGAGGCCAAGGTCATGCTCTATCAGATAATCAATGCCCAGATTGCATATTATCTGGAAAATAATGAGTATTTTAAGATAGGTGAAACTCTTAGTGTGTATCATGATGGAGCTAAACCAGAAAATGCGCGGGACGAGATTTATAAAAATCTGCATCTCGAAATCCCTAAAGGTCATTTTGTAGAATACGAACTACGTGTTGATGAAAATGGTGATTTTAATCTGATAATATCTTCATCCCCTGATGCGAATTTTACTTTATTCGATGGTGCCTCTGTTGTAATGGCCACACTCTATAAAAATGGAAACGTGGAGATAGTTTTTCCGTAA
- a CDS encoding ABC transporter permease gives MKANERSGNLMKFCIYLIVVILINVAGFTLFSRLDLTSNRAFSISDVSKKAVSTLEEPLTIYVFFTKNLPAPYNSVEKYLHDLLEEYALSGNRHFNYRFYDVSTQEGGLDNEIRKNQELAESYGIRPVQIQVLDQDEFKFKMAYMGLVIIHGDLVERIPAISSTDRLEYRLTTTIQKLNNKISSFQKLEANIKVKLFLSSSLEKIAPFIGVETFSDIPAKVSEIIEKLNSKTFGRLEYLMLDPSADPSIEQQVKKYNVTTMEWPEIPEQSVMAGKGSIGIFVEYKGNALEIPLLERFQIPFIGGQQMNTLYQLVDMADVEEVIQKSIESLIDINENLGYLADHGCINLWGRDFNMPGMPSQGNVSRFNEMVSATYSVKEVKLTDRDMLEGMNCLLIASPKEPFTDYELFRIDQFLMQGKSIALFLDSFEELPSQQGGGGQYRPIDTGLEKLLNHWGINIEKSIVLDQDCYKAELPPEYGGGEQPLYYVSQVNDEMINKKLLFIKDIRGLLVQKSSPVVLDEKLISEKGLTIHKLFSSSLKSWEMQEPINLNPMMIRPPAPDTPLKSIPLAYTVEGAFTSYFADKPVPEAVMKDEKEGEDDTPEEGEAKTKAEEKPAIDAGMVKSEEKKIVKGRPGKLFIAGTSYLLDNSVISPDGGNVNSIFIMNLIDYLNGREETAVMRSKTGSLNPLARITPWAKSGIKFFNIIGLPVIVALFGLFIWGLRHRRKLAIQDAFKRPVNMELKE, from the coding sequence ATGAAAGCGAATGAACGATCAGGTAATCTTATGAAATTTTGTATTTATCTAATTGTAGTGATCCTCATTAATGTGGCGGGTTTTACACTCTTTTCCAGGCTGGATCTGACATCAAACAGGGCATTTTCCATTTCAGATGTGAGCAAAAAGGCTGTTTCAACCCTTGAAGAACCCTTAACCATATATGTATTTTTTACCAAGAACCTGCCAGCGCCCTATAACAGCGTGGAGAAATATCTCCATGATCTTCTTGAAGAGTATGCCCTCTCCGGTAACAGGCATTTTAACTACAGGTTTTATGATGTGAGCACCCAGGAGGGTGGTCTGGACAACGAGATAAGAAAAAACCAGGAGCTTGCAGAGAGCTATGGTATCAGGCCGGTTCAGATACAGGTGCTTGACCAGGATGAATTCAAGTTCAAGATGGCATATATGGGGCTTGTTATCATACATGGCGACCTTGTAGAAAGGATACCTGCCATATCATCCACTGACAGGCTTGAGTACCGACTCACCACCACCATACAGAAGCTCAACAACAAGATAAGCAGCTTTCAGAAACTGGAAGCGAACATTAAGGTCAAGTTGTTCCTGTCCTCATCCCTTGAAAAGATCGCCCCCTTTATCGGGGTGGAGACCTTTTCCGACATCCCTGCAAAGGTCAGCGAGATCATAGAGAAACTGAATAGTAAGACATTCGGAAGACTGGAATATCTAATGCTTGACCCCTCAGCAGACCCATCTATTGAACAGCAGGTGAAAAAATACAATGTTACGACAATGGAGTGGCCGGAGATACCTGAACAGTCAGTCATGGCAGGGAAGGGCTCTATAGGCATTTTTGTGGAATACAAGGGGAATGCCCTTGAGATACCCCTCCTTGAAAGATTCCAGATACCCTTTATCGGTGGTCAGCAGATGAATACTTTATATCAGCTTGTGGATATGGCTGATGTGGAGGAGGTGATTCAGAAGAGTATTGAGTCCCTTATAGATATCAATGAAAACCTGGGATATCTGGCTGACCACGGGTGTATAAACCTGTGGGGCAGGGATTTTAATATGCCCGGTATGCCCAGCCAGGGGAATGTCTCACGGTTCAATGAGATGGTGTCTGCTACATATTCTGTCAAGGAGGTAAAGTTAACAGACAGGGATATGCTGGAGGGGATGAATTGCCTTTTGATTGCAAGCCCGAAGGAGCCCTTTACAGATTATGAGCTCTTCCGCATAGACCAGTTTCTGATGCAGGGGAAGAGCATAGCCCTTTTTCTTGATTCATTTGAGGAGCTACCCTCTCAGCAGGGTGGCGGCGGGCAGTACAGGCCGATTGATACCGGCCTTGAAAAATTACTTAACCACTGGGGTATTAATATAGAAAAATCCATTGTGCTGGATCAGGACTGTTACAAGGCAGAGCTTCCCCCTGAGTATGGCGGAGGGGAACAGCCGCTCTATTATGTTTCACAGGTCAATGATGAGATGATCAATAAAAAACTCCTTTTTATAAAGGATATAAGGGGGCTCCTTGTTCAGAAGAGTTCGCCTGTTGTGCTTGATGAAAAACTTATCAGTGAAAAGGGTTTGACCATTCATAAACTTTTTTCATCATCTTTAAAATCCTGGGAGATGCAGGAGCCGATCAATCTTAATCCTATGATGATAAGGCCACCTGCTCCTGATACCCCTCTTAAGAGCATCCCCCTTGCCTATACAGTTGAGGGGGCCTTTACCAGCTATTTTGCGGATAAGCCGGTCCCCGAGGCAGTTATGAAGGATGAAAAAGAGGGGGAAGATGATACGCCAGAGGAGGGTGAGGCAAAGACAAAGGCGGAGGAGAAACCGGCCATTGATGCGGGCATGGTAAAGAGCGAAGAGAAAAAGATAGTAAAGGGCAGGCCGGGAAAGCTCTTTATAGCAGGCACCTCCTATCTTTTGGATAACTCGGTGATAAGCCCGGATGGAGGCAATGTGAATTCCATATTTATCATGAACCTTATTGATTACCTGAACGGGAGGGAGGAGACAGCGGTCATGAGGAGCAAGACCGGGAGCCTAAATCCACTTGCACGGATTACCCCCTGGGCAAAGTCGGGCATCAAGTTCTTTAATATAATCGGGTTACCTGTAATCGTGGCGCTATTTGGCCTTTTTATATGGGGTTTACGCCACAGGAGAAAACTGGCAATACAGGATGCATTTAAAAGGCCGGTAAACATGGAATTGAAAGAATAA